Genomic window (Cyanobacteriota bacterium):
CAGCGTCTGATGCGTCGGGTATGTACAGAGTGTCGTATTTCATACACTCCAACTGAGGCTGAGTTTGCACGCTTTGGCATGACACCATCGCAAGAACGAAACTTTACCTTCTACAAGGCTAAGGTGCTCACTCCAGAGCAAATTCAGGAGGAACGAGCCAAAGGAACTCTGTGTCCTAAGTGTAATGGAGTAGGGTACAAAGGACGTTGCGGTGTCTATGAAGTAATGCGAGCAACAGAAGATTTGCTAGCGGCTATTGTTGATCGTGCACCTACAGAACGGATTAAGGAAATTGCCGTTGAAAATGGCATGTTAACTTTACTAGCCTACAGTTTGAACCTGGTGCGAGAGGGGCTGACTACCTTCCAAGAAGTGGAGCGTGTAACCTACACAGACACTGGATTAGAGGCAGAGCTGAAGGCTAAACGAAAGAGTGCTCTGTCATGTCGCTCGTGCGGCGCTGGGCTTCGCCCTGAATGGCTGGAGTGTATTTATTGCATGACTCCCCGTTTTCAAGACTAGAAACATTGAGGAAATTGTCCTATGCCGATGGAATTGATGATTGAAGACCTGATGGAGCAAATGATTGAGATGGGTGGCTCTGATATGCACTTGACGGCAGGACTACCACCCTATTTCCGTATCAGTGGCCATCTTTCCCCTATCGACTGCGATCCCCTGAGTTCTGAAGAAGTGCAGCGCCTTATCTTCAGTATGCTAAACAACACTCAGCGTAAGACGCTAGAGCAAAACTGGGAACTAGATTGCTCTTACGGGGTTAAGGGGTT
Coding sequences:
- a CDS encoding ATPase, T2SS/T4P/T4SS family, which produces MELMIEDLMEQMIEMGGSDMHLTAGLPPYFRISGHLSPIDCDPLSSEEVQRLIFSMLNNTQRKTLEQNWELDCSYGVKGLARFRVNVYKDRGTWAACLRALSSKIPNFDKLGLPDVVREMSEKPRGLILVTGPPGSGKTTTLA